AGGTGCGCACCACCGCCACCTACCTCGACCGCGGCCTGGTCGGCGACCTGATCAACAACAACGTCAAGTTCGACGTCAAGCCGCGCGAAGAGGGCTCGCTGCTCATGACGCTGCTGGTGAGCTGGGGCCCGATGCTGCTGCTGATCGGCGTCTGGATCTACTTCATGCGGCAGATGCAGGGCGGCGGCAAGGGCGGGGCGTTCAGCTTCGGCAAGAGCAAGGCCCGCATGCTCGACGAGAACAACAACCAGGTCACGTTCGCCGACGTGGCCGGCTGCGACGAGGCCAAGGAAGAAGTCAAGGAAGTGGTCGACTTCCTCAAGGACCCGCAGAAATTCCAGAAGCTCGGCGGCCGCATCCCGCGCGGCCTGCTGCTGGTCGGCCCCCCGGGCACCGGCAAGACGCTGCTGGCCAAGTCGATCGCCGGCGAGGCCAAGGTGCCGTTCTTCAGCATCTCGGGCTCCGATTTCGTTGAAATGTTCGTCGGCGTGGGCGCGGCCCGCGTGCGCGACATGTTCGAGAACGCCAAGAAGAATGCGCCCTGCATCATCTTCATCGATGAAATCGACGCGGTCGGCCGCCAGCGCGGCGCGGGCCTGGGCGGGGGCAACGACGAGCGCGAACAGACCCTGAACCAGATGCTGGTCGAGATGGACGGCTTCGAGACCAACCTCGGCGTGATCGTGGTGGCGGCCACCAACCGGCCCGACATCCTGGACGCCGCCTTGTTGCGCCCGGGCCGCTTCGACCGCCAGGTCTACGTGACGCTGCCCGACATCCGCGGCCGCGAGCAGATCCTCAACGTGCACATGCGCAAGGTGCCGATCGGCCAGGACGTGAACCCGAGCATCATCGCCCGCGGCACGCCCGGCATGTCGGGCGCCGACCTCGCCAACCTGTGCAACGAAGCCGCGCTGATGGCTGCGCGCCGCAATGCGCGCGTGGTCGAGATGCAGGACTTCGAGAAGGCCAAGGACAAGATCTTCATGGGCCCCGAGCGCAAGAGCATGGTGATGCCCGAGGAAGAGCGCCGCAACACGGCCTACCACGAGTCCGGCCATGCGCTGATCGGCAAGCTGCTGCCCAAGTGCGACCCGGTGCACAAGGTCACCATCATCCCGCGCGGCCGCGCCCTGGGCGTGACCATGAGCCTGCCGGCGCAGGACCGCTACAGCTACGACCGCGAGTACATGCTGAACCAGATCAGCATGCTGTTCGGCGGCCGCATCGCCGAGGAAGTGTTCATGCACCAGATGACCACCGGCGCTTCCAACGACTTCGAGCGCGCCACCCAGATCGCGCGCGACATGGTGATGCGCTACGGCATGACCGAGGCGCTGGGCCCGATGGTCTACGCCGAGAACGAGGGCGAGGTGTTCCTGGGCCGCTCGGTCACCAAGACCACCAACATGAGCGAATCCACCATGCAGAAGGTGGATGCCGAGGTGCGC
This Variovorax terrae DNA region includes the following protein-coding sequences:
- the ftsH gene encoding ATP-dependent zinc metalloprotease FtsH, producing MNNQWFSKIAVWLVIALVLFTVFKQFDARGVAGATSMGYSDFLEEVRGKRIKSAIIQEGQGGTEIVAMTTDDRKVRTTATYLDRGLVGDLINNNVKFDVKPREEGSLLMTLLVSWGPMLLLIGVWIYFMRQMQGGGKGGAFSFGKSKARMLDENNNQVTFADVAGCDEAKEEVKEVVDFLKDPQKFQKLGGRIPRGLLLVGPPGTGKTLLAKSIAGEAKVPFFSISGSDFVEMFVGVGAARVRDMFENAKKNAPCIIFIDEIDAVGRQRGAGLGGGNDEREQTLNQMLVEMDGFETNLGVIVVAATNRPDILDAALLRPGRFDRQVYVTLPDIRGREQILNVHMRKVPIGQDVNPSIIARGTPGMSGADLANLCNEAALMAARRNARVVEMQDFEKAKDKIFMGPERKSMVMPEEERRNTAYHESGHALIGKLLPKCDPVHKVTIIPRGRALGVTMSLPAQDRYSYDREYMLNQISMLFGGRIAEEVFMHQMTTGASNDFERATQIARDMVMRYGMTEALGPMVYAENEGEVFLGRSVTKTTNMSESTMQKVDAEVRKIIDDQYALARKLIEDNSDKMHAMAKALLEWETIDSEQLDDIMAGREPRPPKDWTPRTPSSGGGGSGGATPVKPDPAPTVA